One window from the genome of Hyperolius riggenbachi isolate aHypRig1 chromosome 6, aHypRig1.pri, whole genome shotgun sequence encodes:
- the LOC137522121 gene encoding piggyBac transposable element-derived protein 4-like, producing MAKRSFTAQQIVDLICQSGESSEELDSEESEPEDSDSEFEPIPDSDTLPSESDVEETESSETAMPEQPSTSQEQEESVATPRQRRRRQQSASTKRRRTDVPEELLHPVWSPANLEAPSIPPFTGQAGIKVQTANLSPIQFMELIITDELLGSIAEQTNLYAQQHIAEKPQSSYARPKNWWPTTVEEIKTFLGLTINMGITKKPDLKRYWSKRPIQHMGIFSQTMSRTRYLTILRFLHFSDNSQYQTGEDPNIDPLYKIRPLIDYLSQKFSEVYVPEKNISIDESLVHFTGRLRIKQYIPSKRARYGIKIYKLCESSTGFTCAFRVYEGKDSQLDPPGCPPYMGTNGKVVWDLIHPLLNKGYNLYLDNYYTSIPLFKHLARENTPACGTIRSNRKGFPQSLVNKRLKPDESEGLRSEEMLALKYRGKRDVYMLSTIHTPESITPRTGAQEKPKCVHEYSQYMGGVDRNDAAMKPYLAARKTRYWYKKLGLYLLQLGIYNSFILYKMSKNPLSNLEFQEEIAESLISKAATHPGRRFDSVERLSGYHVPEIIPQTGKKQYPQKKCRVCTKQKIRTDTRYHCPECPEKPGLCLKDCFKVYHTCLHF from the coding sequence ATGGCGAAGAGATCTTTTACTGCTCAGCAGATTGTAGATCTGATCTGCCAGTCTGGGGAATCCAGTGAGGAATTAGACTCTGAAGAATCAGAGCCTGAAGATTCAGACTCAGAGTTTGAGCCAATCCCTGACAGTGACACCCTACCAAGTGAATCGGACGTGGAGGAGACTGAGAGTTCTGAGACAGCCATGCCAGAGCAGCCAAGCACTAGTCAGGAGCAGGAAGAGAGTGTCGCAACACCCAGACAGAGACGCCGCAGGCAACAGAGCGCTTCTACTAAACGTCGCCGCACTGACGTACCGGAGGAATTGCTTCACCCCGTGTGGTCGCCTGCCAACCTAGAAGCACCCTCAATTCCTCCTTTCACAGGCCAGGCTGGAATTAAAGTGCAAACGGCTAACCTCTCCCCAATTCAATTTATGGAACTCATAATCACTGATGAGCTCCTCGGCTCTATTGCTGAGCAAACAAACTTATACGCTCAGCAACACATTGCTGAGAAACCGCAATCCAGCTATGCGAGGCCTAAGAACTGGTGGCccactacagtggaggaaataaaaacatttttaggcCTCACaataaacatgggcattaccaaaAAACCAGACCTAAAACGGTATTGGTCGAAAAGACCAATTCAACATATGGGGATTTTTTCGCAAACAATGTCGAGGACACGTTATTTGACCATCTTGCGCTTCCTCCATTTCAGTGACAATTCCCAGTACCAAACCGGAGAAGATCCAAATATTGATCCCCtatacaaaattcggcccctaatTGACTACCTATCGCAAAAATTTTCAGAGGTATACGTGccagaaaaaaatataagtattgACGAGTCCCTGGTACACTTCACTGGTCGACTTAGGATCAAGCAATACATCCCTTCCAAGCGTGCCAGATATGGCATAAAAATTTATAAGCTTTGTGAAAGCAGCACTGGCTTTACATGCGCTTTCCGAGTGTACGAGGGAAAAGACAGCCAGCTGGATCCACCTGGGTGCCCACCTTATATGGGCACAAATGGTAAAGTTGTCTGGGATCTGATTCACCCTCTCCTGAACAAAGGATACAACCTGTACCTAGACAACTATTACACCAGCATCCCACTATTCAAACATTTAGCGAGAGAGAACACGCCAGCTTGCGGTACCATCAGATCCAACCGCAAAGGCTTCCCTCAGAGCCTTGTCAACAAGCGCCTCAAACCTGATGAATCTGAGGGTCTCCGCAGTGAAGAGATGCTGGCTCTGAAGTACAGGGGAAAAAGGGACGTATATATGCTTTCAACCATACATACTCCTGAAAGCATAACACCCAGGACtggagcacaagagaaacctaaaTGTGTTCATGAGTACAGCCAATATATGGGTGGTGTAGACCGCAATGACGCGGCAATGAAGCCGTACCTGGCCGCACGCAAAACCAGATATTGGtataaaaaattaggcttatacttgcTGCAGTTgggaatttacaacagctttataCTATACAAAATGTCAAAAAACCCTCTCAGCAATTTAGAATTCCAGGAGGAAATAGCTGAATCTCTCATTTCCAAAGCTGCAACTCACCCTGGCAGAAGATTTGATTCAGTCGAGAGACTTTCTGGATATCATGTTCCAGAAATTATACCACAGACGGGGAAAAAGCAATACCCCCAGAAAAAGTGTAGGGTCTGCACTAAACAAAAAATAAGGACGGATACACGATACCATTGCCCCGAATGTCCCGAAAAACCAGGACTTTGTTTGAAAGACTGTTTCAAAGTGTACCACACCTGCCTACATTTTTAA